The following proteins are co-located in the Cryptococcus neoformans var. neoformans B-3501A chromosome 12, whole genome shotgun sequence genome:
- a CDS encoding hypothetical protein (Match to EST gb|CF190344.1|CF190344) — MARLPPLAVLFAALGALAHGDHSFDLSDQADNALSYAERHMHTEHHIDSFDLESFFKLHDLDMNGYWDELEIQAVYGLHHHSLKDKMRKGAQVDARAQNIVSKVLEALDKNQDGRISLEEFLAGGTEGLPSFEGYKDLGHHYDEESEYFLHHEELYHSTPETQTDESYTHPEDIEHFQHHAEIEDEEDARERRFEGLPPTADLTKDHVAADPLDHHEHAPGQGPLDENENPQSRGDGDGDENDFKPGDEVDPPPVRVPKRVDPGAAPQRIVKAGHLEELGGLKQAALEQPGWVGGARPKSAEERLRAGVPYKYKMRKGFRYDEF; from the exons ATGGCCCGCCTGCCCCCCCTCGCCGTCCTCTTCGCCGCCCTCGGGGCACTCGCCCACGGGGACCACTCCTTCGACCTCTCAGACCAGGCAGACAACGCCCTCTCCTACGCCGAACGCCAT ATGCACACAGAACACCACATAGATTCCTTTGACCTcgaatccttcttcaagctccaTGACCTCGACATGAACGGCTACTGGGACGAGCTCGAAATCCAGGCCGTCTACGGACTGCACCACCACTCCCTCAAGGACAAGATGCGCAAGGGAGCACAGGTGGACGCGAGAGCACAGAATATCGTTAGCAAAGTGCTCGAGGCGCTGGATAAAAACCAAGATG GGAGGATTTCTCTAGAAGAGTTTCTCGCTGGCGGCACCGAGGGGCTTCCGAGCTTTGAGGGGTATAAGGATTTAGGTC ATCATTACGATGAAGAATCAGAATA TTTCCTCCACCATGAAGAA CTGTACCATTCCACGCCCGAGACTCAAACAGACGAGTCATATACCCATCCAGAAG ATATCGAACATTTTCAGC ACCATGCggagattgaagatgaagaagatgctcGTGAACGAAGGTTTGAAGGTCTCCCGCCCACCGCCGACTTGACCAAGGACCACGTCGCGGCCGATCCGCTCGACCACCACGAACACGCTCCCGGGCAAGGACCTTTggatgaaaatgaaaatCCACAAAGCCgcggagatggagacgGAGACGAAAACGATTTCAAACCGGGAGATGAAGTCGaccctcctcctgtccGTGTACCGAAAAGAGTCGACCCCGGAGCTGCTCCGCAACGGATCGTGAAAGCCGGGCATCTGGAGGAACTTGGGGGTCTCAAACAAGCGGCGCTCGAGCAACCTGGCTGGGTGGGCGGTGCACGACCCAAAAGTGCAGAGGAGCGGTTACGGGCCGGTGTACCTTACA AATACAA AATGCGCAAGGGTTTCCGGTACGACGAGTTCTAG